One Thermomonas paludicola genomic window, GCTGGTCGGCGCGAGCTGGGACCGGCTGCTGATGCGGCAGCTGCAGCCGCAGTGGTACGGCACCCAGTACAAGGGCGACGCCAAGGGCCTGTACCTGTATCCGGTGGCGAAGGACGCGGTGACCGACGAGGAGCGCAAGGCGATGGTCGGGCACACGCTGGCCGAAGAACTCGCCCACGTCGCCGAGGCGGCCAAAGAGATGGGCCTGCCGGTCCGCGCCGCCGCGCCGACCATCGAGGAACTGCGCCGCGAATCCACTACCAGCGAGGCCCCCTGACATGCTGCCCGCCACTTTCAACCTGCACGCCTGGATCGAGGAACACCGCCACCTGCTGAAGCCGCCGGTAGGCAACAAGTGCATCGTGCAGGAGGACTTCATCGTGATGATCGTCGGCGGGCCGAACGCGCGCACCGACTACCACTTCGAGGAAGGCCCCGAGTGGTTCTTCCAGCTGGAAGGCGAGATGGTGCTGCGCGTGCAGGAAGACTTCGACGGCGAGCGCGGCACCGCGCGCGACATCCCGATCCGCGCCGGCGAGGTGTTCTACCTGCCGCCGCGCGTGCCGCATTCGCCGCAGCGGATGGAGAACTCGGTGGGCCTGGTGATCGAGCGCAAACGCCTGCCGCACGAGGACGACGCGCTGATGTGGTTCTGCGTGGGCTGCAACCACAAGCTGTACGCGGAGTTCTTCCACCTGCATGACATCGAGCAGGATTTCTTCCGCGTGTTCGAGACGTTCTACCGCGACGACCACCTGCGCACGTGCAGCCAGTGCGGCACGCTCAATCCGCGACCGGGGCGCTACGAGCAACCCGCCGAATAAGCGCGTTGCCGGCACCAACAAAAAGCGGGCCGAAGCCCGCTTTTTGCGTTGAAGCGATGGCGCAAGCGCGGCTTAGGCAGCCGCACCCTCGCCTTCTTCCACGGCCTTCATCGACAGGCGGATGCGGCCCTGCTTGTCCACTTCCAGCACCTTGACCTTGACCAGATCGCCTTCCTTCAGCACGTCACCCACCTTCTCGACGCGATCGTTGGAGATCTGCGACACGTGCACCAGCCCGTCCTTGCCCGGGGCGATGGTCACGAACGCGCCGAAGTCCATGATCTTGGCGACCTTGCCTTCGTAGATCCGGCCCGGCTCGACGTCGCTGGTGATCTGCTCGATGCGCGACTTGGCGGCCTGGCCGGCGGCCGCGTTCACCGAGGCGATGGTGATGGTGCCGTCGTCCTGGATATCGATCTGGGTGCCGGTTTCCTTGGTGATCGCCTGGATCACCGAACCGCCCTTGCCGATCACCTCGCGGATCTTGTCCGGATGGATCTTGATGGTCAGCAGGCGCGGCGCGTAGTCCGACAGCTCGGCGCGCGGCGTGGTCAGTGCGCTGGCCATTTCACCGAGGATGTGCAGGCGACCGGCCTTGGCCTGCGCCAGCGCGACCTTCATGATCTCTTCGGTGATGCCCTGGATCTTGATGTCCATCTGCAGCGCGGAGATGCCGTTGCTGGTGCCGGCGACCTTGAAGTCCATGTCGCCCAGGTGATCCTCGTCGCCGAGGATGTCACTCAGCACCACGAAGTCGTTGGCCTCCTTGACCAGGCCCATCGCGATGCCGGCCACCGGCGCCTTCACCGGCACGCCTGCGTCCATCAGCGCCAGCGAGCTGCCGCAGACCGAGGCCATCGACGAGGAACCGTTGGACTCGGTGATTTCCGAGACCACGCGGATGGTGTAAGGGAACGCTTCCATGGTCGGCATCACCGCCAGCACGCCGCGCTTGGCAAGGCGGCCATGGCCGATCTCGCGGCGCTTCGGGCCCATCATGCGGCCGGCTTCGCCCACCGAGTAGGGGGGGAAGTTGTAATGGAACAGGAAGTGTTCCTTGTACTCGCCGCCCACGGCATCGATGATCTGGCCATCGCGCGCGGTGCCCAGGGTAACCGCCACGATCGCCTGCGTCTCACCGCGGGTGAACAGCGAGGAGCCGTGCACGCGTGGCAGGATGCCGACCTTGGAGGAGATCGGGCGCACGGTGTCCAGCGCGCGGCCGTCGATGCGGACCTTGGTGGCCAGCACCGAGTTGCGCATGGTCTGGTATTCCAGCTCGCCGAATTCCTTCGAGACGTCGGCGGCCTTCCAGCCGTTGGCCTCGATCTGCGGCGCCAGCTCGGCCATCACGGCCTTCTTCAGCGCGGAGATCGCGTCCTTGCGCTCCAGCTTGTCGCGGACCTGGAACGCGGCCGCCAGCTTGCCGCCAACCGCAGCCTCGAGGGCGGCGATCATGGCGTCATCCTTCGCCGGCGCCTGCCAATCCCACTTCGGCTTGCCGGCTTCCGCGACCAGCGCGTTGATGGTGTCGATGGCGACCTGCATCTGCTGGTGGCCGAACATCACCGCGCCCAGCATCACGTCTTCGGACAACTCGGCGGCCTCCGATTCGACCATCAGCACGGCATCCTTGGTGCCGGCAACCACCAGCTCCAGCTGCGATTCCTTCAGCTCGCTGACGCCGGGATTGAGCACGTACTGGCCGTTCACGTACCCGACCTTGGCCGCACCGATCGGGCCCTGGAACGGGGCGCCGGTCAGGGCGACGGCAGCCGAGCAGCCAAGCAGCGCCAGGATGTCGCCATCCACTTCCGGGTTCAGCGACATCACCGTGGCGATGACCTGCACTTCGTTGCGGAATTCGTCGGGGAACAGCGGGCGCAGCGGGCGGTCGATCAGGCGGCTGGTCAGCGTTTCCTTCTCGGTCGCGCGACCTTCACGCTTGAAGAAGCCACCCGGGATGCGGCCACCGGCGTAGAACTTCTCCTGGTAATCCACGGTCAGCGGGAAGAAGTCCTGCCCTTCGCGCTGGGTCTTGGCGGCAACGGCGGTGCACAGCACCACGGTGCCGTCGCAGCTCACCATCACCGCGCCGCCGGCCTGGCGTGCGATCTCGCCGGTTTCAAGCGTGACCTGGTGTTTGCCGTACTGGAAAGTTTTGCTGATCTTCGCCACTTGGGAATCCTTCGATGTCTTGCTTCGTCAACGCAGGCAAGCCCCGCTTGTCTGCGCTGCATCGCCAGGCGATGCGGGAATGCGGCATTGCCGCGATGAATGATTTCGGCCGCACAAAAACGAACCGCGGCGCATTCCTGCGCCGCGGCGGGTATTCAATCAGCGACGCAGGCCGAGTTTGCCGATCAGCGCCCTGTAACGCCCCGCATCCTTGCCGTGCAGGTAGTCGAGCAGGCTGCGGCGGCGGTTGACCATCATCAGCAGGCCGCGCCGGCTGTGGTGATCCTGCTTGTGCGCCTTGAAATGCTCGCTGAGCTGCTCGATGCGAGCGGTCAGCAGGGCGACCTGCACTTCCGGAGAGCCGGTGTCGTTGTCGCCGCGCTTGTGTTCGTTGATGACTTTCTGGGTGTCGATGGACATGCTTGCCTCGTCGTCGCGTGGCCGGCAGGAACGGGCGGAAGTGACCGCCTGCACCGCACGGCTCGCCGTGTGAATGAAAGGAATTTCAGTGAAATCGCTCAGGTGAGCGCCGGAATTATAGCCCGGGCTGCTGCCTGCGGGCAATTCGCGTGCTCGTGCAGAGGAATGCCGCGCTTACGCAGCCGGGGCAGCGTTGGCCACCGCCCAGCGAAACAGGCGCACCGGGCGCAGCCCGCCGTCGGCATTCACCTCGCCCAAGCCCAGCCCGCGGCCGCATTCGTCCAGAATCGCCACCTGCCCGCAGGCCGGATAGGGGCCGTGCAGTCCCTGCCCACGCCCCAGTCGTTGCGCCTGTGCAGTATTCACCCGCACCCCCGGCCACGAGGCCATCCCCGCCTCGATCGGCAGCAGGCAGGCATCCAGCACATGTTCGCCAGCCTGCTCCAGCAGGCTTTGCAGCGCCTCCAGCGTCCACATCTTCGGTTCGCGGAACGGGTCCACCCACAGCCGACGCAGCTGGGCCACGTGCGCGCCGCAGCCGAGCAGTTCACCAAGATCGCGCACCAGGCTGCGCACATAAGTGCCAGAGCCGCACTCCACGTGCAGTCGCAGATTCGGGGTGCCCGCATCCAGCAGATCGGCCGCATTCAGCAGTTCGAAGGCATGCACGTCGACGTCACGTTCCTCCACCTCGATGTGCTCACCGCGCCGCGCCTTGGCGTACAGCGGCTCACCGCCACGCTTGAGCGCCGAATAGATCGGCGGGCGCTGGCGGACGCGGCCGGTCAGCTGCCGCAGTGCCGCATCGATGACGTCGATGGACAGTGCGGGCACCGGCCGCTCGCGCAGCGCATGGCCATCGGCATCGTCGGTATCGGTGACGATGCCCAGCCGAGCCACGGTTTCATAAGCCTTGCGCGCGCCCAACAAGCCGCCGGCGATCTTGGTGGCCTCGCCGAAGCAGACCGGCAACAAGCCGGTGGCCAACGGATCCAGGCTCCCGGTATGCCCGCCTTTCTCGGCGCGGAACAGATGCCGCACGCGTTGCAGGGCCTGGTTGGAGGACAAGCCCTGCGGCTTGTCGAGCAGCAGGATGCCGTCCAGCCGGCGGAATACCGTGCGCTCGCGCCGTGCGCGCGAAGCCGGCCGGCTAGTCGGAATCGTCACTGGTGCGCAAGTCGCGCAGCAGGTTGTCGATGCGCTCGCCGCGATCCACCGATTCGTCGTAGTGGAAATGCAATTCCGGCACGTGCCGCATTTTCACCGCGTGCGCCAGCTGGTAGCGGATCTCGGGAGCCAGCGCCTTCAGGGCCTTGACCGTTTCCGCCGCACGCTCCGCCAGCAACACGGTCACGAACACCTTGGCATGCGCCATGTCGCGGGTGACCTCGACGTCGGACACGCTGGTCGAGGTCAGCCCGTGTTCGCGAACGAATTCGTGCACCAGCGTGCCCAGCTCGCGACGGAGCTGGGCGGACACGCGGTCGGTGCGATGAAAGGATTTCCGTGCCATGGCCATGTGCTCGCCTTACAGCGTGCGCTGTACCTCGATGCGCTCGAAGCACTCGATCTTGTCGCCCGGCTTGACCTGGTCGTAACCCTTCACGCCGATGCCGCATTCGGTGCCGTTGCGCACTTCATCCACGTTTTCCTGGAAGCGACGCAGTGAATCCAGTTCGCCGGAGAAGATGACGGTGTCGTCACGCAGCACGCGCACCGGCTTGCCGCGGCGGATATGGCCTTCCACCACCACCGAGCCGGCGATCGAGCCGAACTTCGAATGACGGAACACCTGCTGCACGTGCGCCGTACCGATGATTTCTTCGCGGATTTCCTTGCCCAGCACGCCGGACGCGATCTGCTTCACCTGGTCGATGACGTCGTAGATGATCGAGAAATAACGCAGGTCGACGCCATTGCCCTCGATCACCTTGCGTGCGGATGCGTCCGCACGCACGTTGAAGCCGATCACGGTGGCCTTGGACGTCGCGGCAAGCTGCGCATCCGACTCGGTGATGCCGCCCACGCCAGAGCCGATCACGTTGATCTTGATCTGATCGTTCGACAACCCGATCAATGCCTCGCGCAGCGCCTGCATGGTGCCGTGCACGTCGGCCTTGACCACCAGGTTGAGCGCCAGCTGGCCAGCCCCCTCGCCCATTTGCGCCAGGATGTCTTCCATGCGGTTGCCCGCCGAAGCCACCAGCCGCAGCTCGCGACGCTTGGCATCACGCTGCTGGGCCACGTCCTTGGCCAGGCGTTCATCAGCCACGACCACGAAGTCGTCACCTGCCTCCGGCACGCCGGACAAGCCGAGGATCTGCACCGGGATCGACGGCCCGGCGCTTTGCACCTGTCCGCCAGTCTCGTCGAACAAGGCACGCACGCGCCCATACTGGATGCCGCACACCAGATAATCGCCCTTCGCCAGGCTGCCCTGCTGCACCAGCACCGTGGCAACCGGGCCGCGCCCCTTGTCCAGCGCGGACTCGATGACCACGCCGGTGGCGCGCCCCTCGAATACCGCCTGCAGATCCAGCACTTCGGACTGCAGCAGGATGGCGTCCAGCAGGTCATCCACGCCCTGGCCGGTCTTCGCCGACAACTCGACCATCTGCACGTCGCCGCCGAACTCCTCGGACACCACGTCGTGCGTCAGCAGGTCGCTCTTGACCCGCGACGGGTCGGCATCGGACTTGTCGATCTTGTTGATTGCAACGATCAGCGGCACCTTGGCCGCCTTGGCGTGCTGGATCGCTTCGGCCGTCTGCGGCATCACGCCGTCGTCGGCCGCCACCACCAGCACCACGATATCGGTGAGCCTGGCGCCACGCTGGCGCATCTGGGTAAATGCGGCATGGCCGGGGGTGTCGAGGAAGCTGATCACGCCCTTCGGCGTTTCCACATGGTAGGCACCGATGTGCTGGGTAATGCCGCCAGCTTCGCCGGTCGCCACCTTGGTTCGGCGGATGTAGTCCAGCAACGAAGTCTTGCCGTGATCGACATGCCCCATGATGGTGACCACCGGCGGGCGCTGCTGCCGCTCGCCCTGGACTTCCTCGGTGTGCGCCAGCAACTCGGACTCGGCGTCGTTGGCATCGGCGGACACCGCCTTGTGGCCCAACTCCTCGGTCACCAGCACGGCGGTATCGAAATCGATGGTCTGGGTGATGGTGGCCATCACGCCCATCTTGAACAGCGCCTTGACCACATCGCCGCCCTTCAGCGCCAGCTTCTGCGCCAGATCGGCCACGGTAATGGCTTCGCCGATGGCGATCTCGCGCACGACCGGTGCCGTGGGCCGGGTAAAGCCACTGCCGGTACGCGACTGGTCAGGAGAACGCCGGCCGCCCGGCTTGCCCTTGCCGCGCGCACTGCTGCTGCGACGGGCACGATCGGACGCCGACAAGTGCAACTGCCCGGCGAAACGCACCGTGCTGTCGTCGTCCTCGACCCCGGTCTGCATGACGTGCGAGCCGCGGTGCGCGGGCTTGCCCTTGTGGGCCGCGCTTTTGTCGGCCTCGCGCACCGGCGCCGCTGGCTTGGGATGGGCATGGCCATGGCCGTGGGTCTTGGCCTTGCCAGCCTCATCCAGCACGACTTCGGCAGCGACGACGGCCTCTGCAGCCACGCGCTCCGCTTCTTCCTGCGCCAGACGACGCTGCTCGGCTTGTTCAGCCGCGCGTTGGCGATCCTTCTCAGCCAGCGCCTGCTGCTCGGCCACGTTGCGCGCCCGCGACTCTTCCAGCTTGCGCAAGGCATCGGCGCGCTCGGCGTCCATGTCCTCGCTGGCCGAGCCGGGGCGGCCCGCGCCCGGCTTGAGCGTGATCTTCTTGCGGG contains:
- the rpsO gene encoding 30S ribosomal protein S15; translation: MSIDTQKVINEHKRGDNDTGSPEVQVALLTARIEQLSEHFKAHKQDHHSRRGLLMMVNRRRSLLDYLHGKDAGRYRALIGKLGLRR
- the rbfA gene encoding 30S ribosome-binding factor RbfA — its product is MARKSFHRTDRVSAQLRRELGTLVHEFVREHGLTSTSVSDVEVTRDMAHAKVFVTVLLAERAAETVKALKALAPEIRYQLAHAVKMRHVPELHFHYDESVDRGERIDNLLRDLRTSDDSD
- the truB gene encoding tRNA pseudouridine(55) synthase TruB, whose translation is MPTSRPASRARRERTVFRRLDGILLLDKPQGLSSNQALQRVRHLFRAEKGGHTGSLDPLATGLLPVCFGEATKIAGGLLGARKAYETVARLGIVTDTDDADGHALRERPVPALSIDVIDAALRQLTGRVRQRPPIYSALKRGGEPLYAKARRGEHIEVEERDVDVHAFELLNAADLLDAGTPNLRLHVECGSGTYVRSLVRDLGELLGCGAHVAQLRRLWVDPFREPKMWTLEALQSLLEQAGEHVLDACLLPIEAGMASWPGVRVNTAQAQRLGRGQGLHGPYPACGQVAILDECGRGLGLGEVNADGGLRPVRLFRWAVANAAPAA
- the infB gene encoding translation initiation factor IF-2; its protein translation is MSQQTTIRKLAELVNTPVEKLLEQLAEAGMKFSGPDQVITSAEKLKLHGFLRRAHGKADKPADEAIAPGKITLNRSRKQEITVGGGGKTGRGPGTIEVVTRKKITLKPGAGRPGSASEDMDAERADALRKLEESRARNVAEQQALAEKDRQRAAEQAEQRRLAQEEAERVAAEAVVAAEVVLDEAGKAKTHGHGHAHPKPAAPVREADKSAAHKGKPAHRGSHVMQTGVEDDDSTVRFAGQLHLSASDRARRSSSARGKGKPGGRRSPDQSRTGSGFTRPTAPVVREIAIGEAITVADLAQKLALKGGDVVKALFKMGVMATITQTIDFDTAVLVTEELGHKAVSADANDAESELLAHTEEVQGERQQRPPVVTIMGHVDHGKTSLLDYIRRTKVATGEAGGITQHIGAYHVETPKGVISFLDTPGHAAFTQMRQRGARLTDIVVLVVAADDGVMPQTAEAIQHAKAAKVPLIVAINKIDKSDADPSRVKSDLLTHDVVSEEFGGDVQMVELSAKTGQGVDDLLDAILLQSEVLDLQAVFEGRATGVVIESALDKGRGPVATVLVQQGSLAKGDYLVCGIQYGRVRALFDETGGQVQSAGPSIPVQILGLSGVPEAGDDFVVVADERLAKDVAQQRDAKRRELRLVASAGNRMEDILAQMGEGAGQLALNLVVKADVHGTMQALREALIGLSNDQIKINVIGSGVGGITESDAQLAATSKATVIGFNVRADASARKVIEGNGVDLRYFSIIYDVIDQVKQIASGVLGKEIREEIIGTAHVQQVFRHSKFGSIAGSVVVEGHIRRGKPVRVLRDDTVIFSGELDSLRRFQENVDEVRNGTECGIGVKGYDQVKPGDKIECFERIEVQRTL
- a CDS encoding 3-hydroxyanthranilate 3,4-dioxygenase, which codes for MLPATFNLHAWIEEHRHLLKPPVGNKCIVQEDFIVMIVGGPNARTDYHFEEGPEWFFQLEGEMVLRVQEDFDGERGTARDIPIRAGEVFYLPPRVPHSPQRMENSVGLVIERKRLPHEDDALMWFCVGCNHKLYAEFFHLHDIEQDFFRVFETFYRDDHLRTCSQCGTLNPRPGRYEQPAE
- the pnp gene encoding polyribonucleotide nucleotidyltransferase, with protein sequence MAKISKTFQYGKHQVTLETGEIARQAGGAVMVSCDGTVVLCTAVAAKTQREGQDFFPLTVDYQEKFYAGGRIPGGFFKREGRATEKETLTSRLIDRPLRPLFPDEFRNEVQVIATVMSLNPEVDGDILALLGCSAAVALTGAPFQGPIGAAKVGYVNGQYVLNPGVSELKESQLELVVAGTKDAVLMVESEAAELSEDVMLGAVMFGHQQMQVAIDTINALVAEAGKPKWDWQAPAKDDAMIAALEAAVGGKLAAAFQVRDKLERKDAISALKKAVMAELAPQIEANGWKAADVSKEFGELEYQTMRNSVLATKVRIDGRALDTVRPISSKVGILPRVHGSSLFTRGETQAIVAVTLGTARDGQIIDAVGGEYKEHFLFHYNFPPYSVGEAGRMMGPKRREIGHGRLAKRGVLAVMPTMEAFPYTIRVVSEITESNGSSSMASVCGSSLALMDAGVPVKAPVAGIAMGLVKEANDFVVLSDILGDEDHLGDMDFKVAGTSNGISALQMDIKIQGITEEIMKVALAQAKAGRLHILGEMASALTTPRAELSDYAPRLLTIKIHPDKIREVIGKGGSVIQAITKETGTQIDIQDDGTITIASVNAAAGQAAKSRIEQITSDVEPGRIYEGKVAKIMDFGAFVTIAPGKDGLVHVSQISNDRVEKVGDVLKEGDLVKVKVLEVDKQGRIRLSMKAVEEGEGAAA